A region of Diceros bicornis minor isolate mBicDic1 chromosome 31, mDicBic1.mat.cur, whole genome shotgun sequence DNA encodes the following proteins:
- the GNG3 gene encoding guanine nucleotide-binding protein G(I)/G(S)/G(O) subunit gamma-3 isoform X2 produces the protein MKGETPVNSTMSIGQARKMVEQLKIEASLCRIKVSKAAADLMTYCDAHACEDPLITPVPTSENPFREKKFFCALL, from the exons ATGAAAGGGGAGACCCCTGTGAACAGCACTATGAGTATTGGGCAAGCCCGCAAGATGGTGGAACAGCTTAAGATTGAAGCCAGCTTGTGCCGGATAAAG GTGTCCAAGGCAGCCGCAGACCTGATGACTTACTGTGATGCCCATGCCTGTGAGGATCCTCTCATCACCCCTGTGCCCACTTCGGAGAACCCTTTCCGGGAGAAGAAGTTCTTCTGTGCCCTCCTCTGA
- the GNG3 gene encoding guanine nucleotide-binding protein G(I)/G(S)/G(O) subunit gamma-3 isoform X1: MTPDLQRMKGETPVNSTMSIGQARKMVEQLKIEASLCRIKVSKAAADLMTYCDAHACEDPLITPVPTSENPFREKKFFCALL, from the exons ATGACCCCAGACTTGCAAAG GATGAAAGGGGAGACCCCTGTGAACAGCACTATGAGTATTGGGCAAGCCCGCAAGATGGTGGAACAGCTTAAGATTGAAGCCAGCTTGTGCCGGATAAAG GTGTCCAAGGCAGCCGCAGACCTGATGACTTACTGTGATGCCCATGCCTGTGAGGATCCTCTCATCACCCCTGTGCCCACTTCGGAGAACCCTTTCCGGGAGAAGAAGTTCTTCTGTGCCCTCCTCTGA